In the Pseudoliparis swirei isolate HS2019 ecotype Mariana Trench chromosome 19, NWPU_hadal_v1, whole genome shotgun sequence genome, one interval contains:
- the fgf1a gene encoding putative fibroblast growth factor 1 yields MTDEEVFASEQEQAVDSGPLGDFRRRTRLYCMNGGHHLQMLPDGTVQGQREDRDAHTVLKLKAVDRGVVVVQGTEAGRYLAMSDEGRLYSSPTVTDECYFLEKLEENHYNTYASQKYQTRNWYVALKKNGRPKLGSRTHIGQKAIFFLPRRLGDSRE; encoded by the exons ATGACGGACGAGGAGGTGTTCGCGTCCGAGCAGGAGCAGGCGGTGGACAGCGGCCCGCTGGGCGACTTTAGGCGGCGGACTCGCCTATACTGCATGAATGGCGGACATCACCTCCAGATGCTCCCCGACGGGACGGTGCAGGGCCAGAGGGAGGACCGGGACGCTCACA CTGTGTTAAAGCTCAAGGCTGTGGATAGAGGTGTCGTGGTCGTCCAAGGAACAGAAGCCGGGCGATATTTGGCCATGAGTGACGAGGGCCGATTGTACAGTTCA CCCACAGTGACCGAtgaatgttactttctggagaAGCTGGAGGAGAACCACTACAACACATATGCAAGTCAGAAATATCAGACGAGGAACTGGTATGTAGCGCTGAAAAAGAACGGGAGACCTAAACTGGGTTCAAGAACTCACATCGGACAGAAGGCCATCTTCTTTCTGCCCCGACGGCTCGGTGACTCCAGAGAGTGA
- the ndfip1 gene encoding NEDD4 family-interacting protein 1 has protein sequence MAEQNGNVRYQELVNEEEPSLPSQEGPALDAPPPYSSIAAANAAFFEYKEDGGRFPNPPSYSVATTLPSYDEAERSKEEAVIPLVAGRVTEDDFVARDDFEDADQLRIGNDGIFMLTFFMAFLFNWIGFFLSFCLTTSAAGRYGAISGFGLSLIKWVLIVRFSTYFPGYFDGQYWLWWVFLAVGFMLFIRGIVNYSRVRKMADPTYATLPRTRVLFIY, from the exons CTGGTGAATGAGGAGGAACCGTCCCTGCCATCACAGGAGGGTCCTGCCCTGGACGCACCGCCACCATACAGCAGCATTGCTGCAGCAAATGCAG CTTTCTTTGAATAcaaggaagatggaggaagattTCCTAATCCTCCATCCTACAGTGTTGCCACCACTCTGCCCTCCTATGATGAAGCTGAGAGAAGCAAAGAAGAAGCCGTCATCCCCCTGGTCGCTGGAAGAGTCACG GAGGACGACTTTGTGGCCAGGGATGACTTTGAAGACGCTGACCAGCTGCGAATTGGAAATGACGGCATCTTCATGCTCACTTTCTTCA TGGCATTCCTCTTCAACTGGATCGGCTTCTTCTTGTCGTTCTGTTTGACCACATCAGCCGCCGGTCGATATGGGGCCATCTCTGGCTTTGGTCTGTCCCTCATCAAATGGGTTCTCATTGTCAGG TTTTCCACCTACTTCCCTGGTTACTTTGATGGACAGTATTGGTTGTGGTGGGTGTTTCTGGCCGTAG GCTTCATGCTGTTCATCCGAGGCATTGTTAACTACTCTCGAGTGCGTAAGATGGCTGATCCCACCTATGCCACTCTTCCCCGAACGAGGGTGCTCTTCATCTATTAG